A stretch of DNA from Ricinus communis isolate WT05 ecotype wild-type chromosome 4, ASM1957865v1, whole genome shotgun sequence:
cacaaattaaactagtttttcatatattttaaaagtgtattgaattttaaaactattttatgtTACTTTAGCAAATTACACTTGACTTGATAATCTATAATTATACGTCaccaatttaaaaaaaatgttaattatcattattttattgatagattaaaataaaatattattactttgtattaaaataaagtaaccaTTCAattttccatatatatatatatatatatatatatatatatatatatatcagttGTCGGGCTTATGACAGAGTTAAGTGAATTTGCTGAACATTATGGTTTCagtgattaatattttaaaatgtaataattGTACCTCAAATGTGGATGGCTCTCTGAGTCCTTCCAAAAGTGAAACCATAAAATGGGTGAAACTGGTTGAAACAGCAGGCCACTTTTGGTTTGAGAAGAGAAATctgtgatttattttatttatttatttttatgtttctgTAAAATTTTAGCTGTCTCTGCAATTCAACAACAATTTGGCCGACGGTTTAGAGAAGGAAGTCGAGGCAGAGGATGGAGCTGATAGTAAAGCATAGAATCTAGGGAGAAATGATGCATTAGCATCTCCATAGAAAGTAAGCCCTATTCTGCGACATACTAtaaggcaaaaaaaaaaaaaaaaaaatgaaaacccAAAATTCCGACCTCTACAAACAACAAAAGATAGAGAGCTTCGCGGCAGCGAATCAAGTAGAAAGACATAAACTACAAAGGATGTCATGGCGCCAAGGTGCCGAATGGCTGCTTGTTGCTATTACGACGGAGTCGAAATCAGTGAGCTTGTGGCTGCGGTATCGAAATTGATGAGCTTATGACTGTTGTTGCATTGTCAACCgatgagaaagagagagagcaGATCGCTGagagaaataattttattaggtttattttttatttataatttaaactaaaatttaaaattagggAAACTTTTGatagtatataaaaaaaaaaaaaaatctataaatttgtAGACCAGCCATGTTGTTGCTGAAATGATTGAAACactgaaaaaattaaaatttcagaaatttaaCAATTCagctttttttaaaaagaaaaataaaaaaatgcaaaacaCATGAGAAGTTTAACCCCTTTCTGATTTGGTACATTTGATTTTTGCACAAGGCAGGACAGCAATCCAACAAGGTCAACCAATTGCTGGAAATCCTCAGATTATGGACAAGTACTCCACCCCCCCGCTAACTTACGAACAGTGGTCTTCTGGttaccttttccttttcttattattaattttcttttccatgatTCTGCCAAGAACccaattctattattatttgtgcATGTATATAATACGTACCGAAACGTGAATGACTTTTCTCTAGGTCTCGTACAAAAATGtacaataatttttcttttctatgaCATCATGTCCATCCCATCAAAACTTGAAAATGAAAACAGAAATCATTAACGACTGGCTACGGTAAAAAAAACGGCATGCAGTACATTTTACAGTTTCGACAGTAATAGCAATCTCTATCATTGTTATTATGCGGACAAGTGAAAGCAACTGTAGCCTCAGTTATGGGAATCAACGTTAGATACTCACCTTCTTACGAGGGATAAAGAGAAATTCTGCTTTCGATTGCTGAGTTCATgtttacatttaaaaaaaaaaaagaaaaggaaaagggagAAAGAAAACTGTTACCATTAATTATGATGCAGCTCTAAAATAAAGCTGGGATGAATGAGACTCGCATCAACAGGATATGCAAGTTTATAACAGACGTCCGTCGTTTAAAAATTGTGTAGTTTGTGATGACGAGAAAGAGAATTGTCAGAATTTGATTGAAggcatctatatatatttagctgACAAAGAGAGAGGAACCCATAAGTATAAGacaacaaaagtaaaaaagagaagggaagcagatgtatttatttattacacaATATACGTAGAAATAGAAACGTATGCACATGCAGTATCTATGTATACAATTAATTCATCTTTTTGCAAGTTAAAAgacacatttatttattacatatgCACAGCAGACCTCATGTTTCCTGACACTTGTGATATAGTAGCCGCTCCGCAacctatatatttaattacattcGCCCCATTTCCACTCTCTCTTTCATATTACTACTGTTCTTAAATAGcgtatttttatttctttgtataTAAACCCTTGTCTGTAACACTACTCCAAACACAaaaatctcttcttcttcttcttcttcttctctctctctctctctctctctctctctctctctctctctctctctctctctctctatcatTTGTTTGGTCTACCAAAAAGTGCTATACTgcatatatattatacttaCCAAGAAAAATGGAAGGAGGAGAGAGTAGTAacaatcaatataaaaaaggGCTGTGGACACTGGAAGAGGACAAGATTCTGGTGGATTACATAAGAGTTCATGGCAAAGGGAAGTGGAATCGCGTGCCAAAAGTGACAGGTTTTCTTGCTTTActacttattttgtttttgcaTATTACTATAcgttcctttcttcttcttttctttaactgATTCCTTGCTGATGAACAagtgtatattttatatgtggTTTAGGACTGAGGAGATGTGGCAAAAGCTGCAGATTGAGATGGGTGAACTATCTAAGTCCTAGTATTAAGCATGACAATTTCTCCGAGCAAGAAGAAGACCTTATCATTCGTCTTCATAATCTGCTCGGCaataggttattttcttccatCTTCTTTTAGTTTCTCTTCCATGCAAAATCTTGCTTAAGAGTTGCAGTAAGAAGACCATCATCAATAATTGCTTctttagtataatattaatattttagattgtTTCTTTAAgttaagtaattaaattattctttctttctccagtagacaaacaattattataCACGTGTAATGAATTCGATAATTATATAAGACTCCGTATCGTTTTCTACAGCCCATGTTGCAATAACTACTCGTTAGCACAAATCCGGTTTGTATTTATTGCAAGTTTTTCCacctataaaaataatatttgttatttttatactttgggtttcaatttttagaatatattttcTGCTGTTCACCTTGATCCATTAttacttcttttttccttttgagtAAAGTCTAAAAATTTACCTTGTAATTTCGTGCTTTATACTGAATTTTTATGTATGAATGGAGTATTTtgtatttcattttttctaaCACTTTAGGGTTAAAtcaattcatatatatattttttttaatttacatataCTTGACCTAAAAGATAGTTAAACATAATTCTATGCATCATGAagtttaagataatttattgtAATTACGAAGTAATTTACTAGatgctaaaatatttatttttcaaaaaattattttatttcaatattttataatatagaatTGAGAAAAACATAGTGTATTATTTAAGTGTTAAAAGAAAACGAAACActagatttaaataaaaaaaaaaaacaaaaacaaaacgAAAGCAAAAGCTTCATCAGCAAATGGGAATCATTCTAGGGAAACAAACACCCATTACATCACCCATTACATTATGATTCAGAAAAGCTAAGACTTCAAGAGGGGTGGAGGCAAGTACATGAACACCAATGGGAAAAGCAACAAACCCAtgtactaatttatttattttttgagagaAACCATGTAGTgatttttaatcttatccttattttttttGGGTATTTATGTGTTAATTTAGCTTTAGAGTGATGGACTACATTCAATCAGGAATATATATCCTTCTCGAGATTATTGGTACTATAGCATCAGGAGCATAGAAGGGtacaactttcttttcttcttcttcttctttttttttttttaatttctaaaaagaatttgaatatCGGATAGTACCCATTTCTACAATGTTCTTCTCTTGCTTGTCTCGGATTCACCACTGttaattgattttgtttttcttttttccgtTATGTATAGCTAAATAACTTTATTGATGGACTATATTGTTTAATCATGTCTATATATATCCTTCTCGAAATTATTGGTGCTGCTATAGCTTTAGGAACACAGATGTGTAGCTATAGCTAAAGAAGctttttctcttgttttttcttttcccataTTGAAGAAGTTGAATTGTTGATGACTAAAGTACAAAGTTGTGTTACATTATGCTTTCCATCTTTAGGTGGTCATTAATTGCGGGTCGGGTTCCAGGAAGAACAGACAATCAAGTGAAGAACTATTGGAACACTTATTTGAGCAAAAGACTTGGGTTCAAGAAAGTAAAGTGCAAAGTTAGTGCTCCTACCTCAAGCCTCTCGAGAGAATTGAGTGGTTCGGATAGGGCGTCAAGTTTGGATCATTATGAGCCAACCCTTGGTTGTAATGATGGGAGGACAAGCCACAATGCTGCCGACGCTGGCTCTGAGACTATAATGGAGCCTACTGACGCGCAAGAGATGTCAGTAACTGATTGGGACGAGaattatttcttgttcttaaaTGATTATCCATATTTTCGTAGCCCTAGTTTAATGGAAGTCCCATATGAGTCTTTCGATGTTGTTTGGCgtgatttttaaattcttgttCTACATCTctaaaacacataaataaacggttctttttattaagtttttctttcttcttttcgcATATGCAGTTggattcatatatatatacatgtctTAGTGAAGTTCAgagaatttctataatataAGACATCAATGAATTACTAATGCAccaatttctattaaaatgtCGAGTTAATTAAAGGTGCCTGAAATAAAATGAGTGATCTCTTTCAAATAAACGGCATTAATAGATTAACTATCTAGAATTGTTTATCCATGAATCTAAGCATTCTGAAATTAGATGAGTAAAGACCAAAAGAacttaaaaactttatttcata
This window harbors:
- the LOC8289010 gene encoding transcription factor WER, translating into MEGGESSNNQYKKGLWTLEEDKILVDYIRVHGKGKWNRVPKVTGLRRCGKSCRLRWVNYLSPSIKHDNFSEQEEDLIIRLHNLLGNRWSLIAGRVPGRTDNQVKNYWNTYLSKRLGFKKVKCKVSAPTSSLSRELSGSDRASSLDHYEPTLGCNDGRTSHNAADAGSETIMEPTDAQEMSVTDWDENYFLFLNDYPYFRSPSLMEVPYESFDVVWRDF